The Falsibacillus albus genome has a window encoding:
- a CDS encoding ROK family transcriptional regulator, which yields MKMIQTYNQHVVKKGNKSLVLQTIQEFTPISRADIANQTGLNKGTVSSQVSELLKEDLILESGPGVSSGGRRPVMLLFNQKAGYSIGVDIGVNYILGILTDLQGNICSEKQIQFNDLTFEEIREELFIIVDELIASMPQSTYGLVGIGVGVPGTVNTDGEILLAPNLNWKNINLKNILEEKYNVSVQIENEANAGAYGEKKFGAGKDSSNIIYVSVGIGIGTGLILNGELYKGNNGFSGELGHMTIEADGPPCSCGNKGCWELFASEKSLVQLAEQKGIQPDKGKALSLETLNERAEDGDAEVIRVFEEIGAYLGTGINNIVNIFNPEQVIIGNRLAASSKWLEDPVRKQLNQALLTNQKDLSIDFSTLSTHAAALGVAAYANENFLSIDIQEAQ from the coding sequence ATGAAAATGATCCAGACCTACAATCAGCACGTTGTCAAAAAGGGCAACAAGTCATTAGTCCTTCAAACCATCCAGGAATTCACCCCTATTTCCAGGGCTGACATCGCCAATCAAACTGGCTTGAATAAAGGAACCGTCTCCTCTCAAGTAAGTGAACTCCTAAAGGAAGACTTGATCCTTGAGTCGGGCCCGGGGGTTTCAAGCGGCGGAAGAAGACCAGTCATGCTGTTGTTTAATCAAAAAGCCGGGTATTCCATCGGGGTCGATATTGGCGTCAACTATATTCTTGGAATCCTAACCGATCTCCAAGGAAACATCTGCTCTGAGAAGCAGATCCAATTTAACGACCTGACCTTTGAAGAAATACGCGAAGAATTATTTATTATCGTGGATGAACTGATTGCTTCAATGCCACAAAGCACATATGGTTTGGTCGGGATCGGAGTCGGGGTGCCGGGTACCGTAAACACTGACGGCGAAATCCTTCTCGCCCCCAACTTAAATTGGAAAAATATCAATCTGAAAAACATCCTGGAAGAGAAATATAATGTTTCGGTTCAGATTGAGAATGAAGCAAATGCCGGTGCTTATGGAGAAAAGAAATTCGGGGCAGGCAAAGATTCCTCGAACATCATCTATGTCAGTGTCGGAATTGGAATCGGTACCGGTTTAATCCTGAACGGAGAACTTTATAAAGGGAATAATGGTTTCTCAGGCGAGCTCGGCCATATGACCATTGAAGCTGACGGTCCTCCATGCTCATGCGGAAACAAAGGTTGTTGGGAATTGTTTGCTTCCGAAAAGTCCCTTGTCCAGCTGGCTGAACAAAAAGGAATCCAGCCAGACAAAGGAAAGGCGCTTTCACTGGAGACATTGAACGAACGCGCTGAAGACGGAGATGCAGAAGTCATCCGCGTTTTTGAAGAAATCGGAGCGTATTTAGGAACTGGTATCAATAACATTGTTAATATCTTCAACCCTGAACAAGTCATCATTGGAAATCGATTGGCTGCATCCTCCAAATGGCTGGAGGATCCGGTAAGAAAGCAACTAAATCAGGCTCTTTTAACGAATCAAAAAGATTTAAGCATTGATTTCTCAACACTATCCACCCATGCCGCCGCATTAGGTGTGGCAGCTTATGCCAATGAAAATTTCTTGAGTATAGATATCCAAGAGGCTCAATGA
- a CDS encoding carbohydrate ABC transporter permease, which produces MNKVMSNKWIITLYVLPALLLIGVFIFVPLILTGYYGLMDWDGIGAMKFIGLENYINAIQDDKFWESALHSFLLAVFSTASLIIYLLISLILASKIKGADLLRKIYLIPMLLSSVAIAQLWIKVFNPTNGMLNSLLTAIGVDNPPSWLAEPSVVLYAIFIPILWQYAGFYILIYYAALKNIPETLVEAAKIDGATPLQIAFKIKLPLIMGVVKVTIVLAVVGSLKYFDLIYVMTGGGPNGASEVMASYMYKLAFTSNNFGYGSAIGFLLLIITLIVTFIVRKATATKEEIQY; this is translated from the coding sequence ATGAATAAAGTAATGTCGAATAAGTGGATCATCACATTATACGTTCTCCCGGCACTCCTGCTGATCGGTGTCTTCATCTTCGTCCCATTGATCCTGACCGGCTACTATGGATTGATGGATTGGGATGGCATCGGTGCAATGAAGTTCATCGGATTGGAGAATTATATCAATGCCATTCAGGATGATAAGTTTTGGGAGAGTGCCCTTCATTCCTTCTTGCTTGCTGTGTTTTCAACAGCCAGCCTGATTATTTATCTCTTAATCTCGTTGATATTAGCATCCAAGATCAAAGGGGCAGACTTATTAAGGAAAATCTATTTAATTCCGATGCTGTTATCGTCAGTGGCCATTGCCCAGCTGTGGATCAAGGTCTTTAATCCAACAAATGGGATGTTAAACAGCCTATTGACGGCCATCGGCGTCGACAATCCGCCATCCTGGCTTGCAGAGCCTTCGGTTGTGTTATACGCCATCTTTATTCCGATTTTATGGCAATACGCGGGCTTTTATATTTTGATTTATTACGCTGCATTGAAGAATATCCCGGAGACGCTGGTAGAGGCGGCGAAGATCGATGGTGCGACGCCGCTTCAAATTGCTTTTAAAATAAAGCTGCCTTTGATCATGGGCGTGGTGAAAGTAACCATCGTATTAGCGGTCGTTGGTTCATTGAAATACTTCGATTTGATTTATGTCATGACAGGCGGGGGGCCCAATGGCGCCAGTGAAGTAATGGCCTCTTACATGTACAAGCTTGCCTTTACAAGCAATAACTTCGGCTACGGCAGTGCCATTGGTTTCTTACTGTTGATCATCACATTGATTGTGACCTTCATCGTCCGAAAAGCGACAGCGACCAAAGAAGAGATTCAATATTAA
- a CDS encoding extracellular solute-binding protein has translation MRKTKAVTMTVALFTVLLLFAGCSNSDEKANGSSGKKTIEFMHLWPKGSSKTHYEIVNNIVKDYEKKHPDVKVDVQVLSNEQYKDKLKVLSTSNKLPDVGMTWAAGFMEPYVSGNKFAPLDDVINKNLKDQFVPGTAEAFAIDGKTYGMPLELNIATVFYNKAIFDKYGLKAPKTFDEFQHVVKTLKDNGVAPIALGNKDRWTGSLWYMYLADRIGGGDTMTNAINRSGSFEDPALVSAAKKVQDLVDMGAFEKGFNGLSDDEAKSMFMNGQAGMYLIGTWDLPNYTTNEDVPKEFRDSIDYFNFPTVDGKGDMNSFVGGPGVGLFVAQNSDVKEEAKDFAAFFVKEWGEKSVTDAGVIPATKIDAGSLDLPDMYVNVLNDLSKASNITLFADVQMSPDVAQVHLDMIQALFGKQVTPEKFAKEQEQALAKEK, from the coding sequence TTGAGAAAAACGAAAGCGGTTACAATGACTGTCGCTCTGTTTACTGTACTTCTGTTATTTGCCGGCTGTTCTAATTCTGATGAAAAAGCCAATGGTTCAAGTGGCAAGAAAACGATTGAATTCATGCATCTATGGCCTAAAGGCAGCTCGAAGACGCACTATGAAATTGTCAATAATATCGTCAAGGATTATGAAAAGAAACACCCTGATGTGAAGGTTGACGTCCAAGTCCTCAGTAATGAACAGTATAAAGATAAACTGAAGGTACTATCCACTTCCAATAAATTGCCCGACGTCGGGATGACTTGGGCTGCAGGCTTCATGGAACCCTATGTAAGTGGAAATAAATTTGCACCATTGGATGATGTCATTAATAAAAATTTGAAAGATCAATTCGTACCTGGAACGGCGGAAGCGTTTGCGATTGATGGCAAGACGTACGGAATGCCGCTGGAATTGAATATTGCGACTGTTTTCTACAATAAAGCCATTTTTGATAAATATGGTTTAAAAGCCCCGAAAACCTTTGATGAGTTCCAACATGTCGTGAAAACGTTGAAAGATAATGGTGTGGCTCCGATTGCGCTTGGAAATAAAGATCGCTGGACAGGTTCTTTATGGTATATGTATCTGGCTGATCGAATCGGCGGGGGAGATACCATGACAAATGCGATTAACCGCTCAGGTTCCTTTGAAGATCCTGCGTTGGTTTCGGCTGCAAAAAAGGTGCAGGATTTAGTGGATATGGGCGCATTTGAAAAAGGCTTCAACGGATTGTCAGATGACGAAGCGAAGAGCATGTTCATGAACGGACAGGCCGGCATGTACCTCATCGGGACATGGGATCTTCCAAACTATACGACAAATGAAGATGTACCTAAGGAGTTCAGGGATTCGATCGATTATTTTAACTTCCCTACCGTTGATGGGAAAGGGGATATGAATAGCTTCGTCGGGGGACCTGGTGTCGGGTTATTCGTTGCGCAAAATTCTGATGTGAAGGAAGAAGCGAAAGACTTTGCTGCCTTCTTTGTAAAAGAATGGGGAGAAAAATCAGTAACGGATGCAGGCGTCATTCCGGCAACTAAGATCGATGCTGGATCATTGGATCTTCCGGATATGTATGTCAATGTGTTGAATGACTTAAGCAAAGCAAGCAATATTACTTTATTCGCAGATGTCCAAATGAGCCCGGATGTTGCCCAAGTACATCTGGACATGATCCAAGCACTGTTCGGCAAACAAGTGACACCAGAGAAATTTGCAAAAGAACAGGAACAAGCACTCGCGAAAGAAAAATAG
- a CDS encoding glycoside hydrolase family 43 protein: MTMIQNPILTGFNPDPSICLAGEDYYIAVSTFEWFPGVGIYHSKDLKNWRLASRPLNRISQLNMMGNPDSGGIWAPALSYSDEKFWLIYTDVKVVDGQWKDCHNYLVTCDAIDGEWSEPVHLNSSGFDPSLFHHEDGKKYLVNMMWDHRIGRHNFYGIVMQEFSVNEQKLIGKKEIIFKGTDIKLTEAPHLYKINEYYYLLTAEGGTKYDHQATLARSKNLWGPYEVHPDNPLITSFPYPRNRLQKAGHASIVQTHTDEWFLVHLTGRPLPDENKALLDPRGYCPLGRETAIQRLSWKDDWPYIVGGNQPSPEIEGPDIPEMKWEKDFEEKDDFNAEKLNLHFQSLRIPLGKEILSLTDHPGHLRLYGKESLTSKFTQAHIARRWQHFHFTAETKLSFHPETFQQAAGLVNYYNTQNWTALQITWHEDKGRILELTTCDNFSFDQPLKDDPIVIPETVEYVYLGVKVSSSIYEYSYSFNGEDWTKIPVKLYSYKLSDDYIQGGGFFTGAFVGMQCQDTSGQNLHADFDYFIYREEK; the protein is encoded by the coding sequence ATGACTATGATTCAAAACCCTATTCTAACAGGCTTCAATCCAGATCCAAGTATTTGCCTCGCAGGGGAAGATTATTACATTGCCGTATCCACCTTTGAATGGTTCCCGGGTGTCGGGATCTACCATTCGAAAGATTTAAAAAACTGGCGGCTGGCATCGCGTCCCCTGAACCGCATCAGCCAGCTGAATATGATGGGTAATCCGGATTCAGGCGGGATTTGGGCCCCTGCCCTGTCCTATAGTGATGAGAAATTCTGGCTCATCTATACCGATGTCAAAGTCGTCGATGGACAATGGAAAGACTGCCATAATTACCTCGTCACCTGTGACGCGATTGACGGTGAATGGTCTGAACCGGTTCATCTTAACAGCTCAGGCTTCGATCCATCATTATTCCATCACGAAGATGGAAAAAAGTATCTCGTCAACATGATGTGGGATCACCGAATCGGCCGCCACAACTTCTATGGCATCGTCATGCAGGAGTTTAGCGTTAACGAGCAGAAGCTGATCGGCAAAAAAGAAATCATTTTCAAGGGTACTGATATTAAGCTGACCGAAGCGCCTCACCTTTATAAAATAAACGAATATTACTACCTGCTAACAGCAGAAGGCGGAACCAAATACGATCATCAGGCAACCCTCGCCCGTTCGAAGAACCTATGGGGGCCGTATGAAGTTCACCCTGACAATCCGTTGATCACGTCCTTTCCTTATCCGAGGAACCGACTGCAAAAAGCCGGTCATGCGTCCATCGTCCAGACTCATACGGATGAATGGTTTCTCGTACATTTAACCGGGCGCCCGCTGCCGGATGAAAACAAAGCGCTGCTCGATCCACGCGGATATTGTCCATTAGGGAGAGAAACTGCCATTCAGCGCCTCTCATGGAAAGATGATTGGCCATATATCGTCGGAGGAAACCAGCCTTCCCCCGAAATTGAAGGACCGGATATTCCTGAGATGAAATGGGAAAAAGATTTTGAAGAGAAAGATGACTTCAACGCTGAAAAATTGAACCTTCATTTTCAGTCCTTGCGCATACCACTGGGGAAAGAAATCCTTTCATTAACCGACCATCCAGGCCACCTGCGCCTTTATGGAAAGGAATCTTTGACATCGAAGTTCACCCAGGCCCATATCGCCAGACGCTGGCAGCACTTTCACTTCACAGCTGAAACGAAGCTTTCCTTTCACCCGGAAACATTCCAGCAAGCTGCCGGACTCGTAAACTACTATAATACACAAAACTGGACTGCCCTCCAGATTACCTGGCATGAAGATAAAGGACGCATCCTTGAACTTACCACCTGTGATAACTTCTCATTCGACCAGCCACTGAAAGATGATCCGATCGTCATTCCAGAAACGGTCGAATATGTCTATCTGGGCGTAAAAGTGAGCTCGTCCATTTATGAATACTCCTATTCCTTTAATGGCGAGGACTGGACAAAGATTCCCGTCAAATTGTATTCCTATAAGCTCTCGGATGACTACATACAAGGCGGGGGATTCTTTACAGGTGCGTTTGTCGGAATGCAATGCCAGGATACTTCCGGACAAAACCTTCATGCAGACTTTGATTATTTTATTTATCGGGAGGAAAAGTAA
- a CDS encoding carbohydrate ABC transporter permease: MKRAGYFLLYLCLAVVAVFQIFPVVWLFLFSLKDNQDIFSKSPFSLPTEFRWENYEKVWEGGIGTYFWNSIWITAVAIILTVLFASMATFVITRMQWKFSKLVLGLFMVGLMIPIHSSIIPLFSMFLHVNLIDNPWSIVITYTAYNLPITIMILLGFYYTLPSEIEEAAIMDGCSIHRLFFRIILPMTIPVMSTTVIINMIYNWNEFVFVNTFISSDQYKTLTVGIQNFIGQYMTDWGAIGATLVISVLPILLAFLFFSNKVVEGISSSAVKG; the protein is encoded by the coding sequence ATGAAGCGCGCAGGTTATTTTCTGCTATATCTTTGCTTAGCCGTCGTGGCGGTCTTTCAAATATTTCCGGTCGTTTGGCTGTTTTTGTTCTCGTTAAAGGATAATCAGGACATTTTCTCGAAATCTCCATTTTCTCTGCCAACTGAATTCAGGTGGGAAAACTACGAGAAAGTATGGGAAGGAGGCATTGGGACTTATTTCTGGAATAGCATCTGGATTACAGCAGTCGCGATAATCTTGACGGTTTTGTTTGCAAGCATGGCGACATTCGTCATAACGAGAATGCAATGGAAGTTTAGCAAACTAGTATTGGGACTATTCATGGTCGGCTTGATGATCCCGATTCATTCCTCGATCATTCCGCTGTTCAGTATGTTTCTGCATGTAAATCTAATCGATAATCCATGGTCCATCGTGATCACCTATACGGCCTATAATCTGCCGATAACCATCATGATTCTGCTCGGCTTCTACTATACGCTTCCGAGTGAAATAGAAGAGGCTGCCATCATGGACGGATGTTCGATCCACAGACTGTTCTTTAGGATCATCCTGCCCATGACAATTCCGGTAATGTCGACCACTGTCATCATCAATATGATTTATAACTGGAATGAGTTCGTGTTCGTTAACACCTTTATCAGTTCAGACCAGTATAAAACATTGACTGTGGGAATCCAGAACTTTATCGGGCAGTATATGACGGATTGGGGAGCCATTGGCGCTACGCTTGTCATCAGCGTCTTGCCAATCCTATTGGCCTTCTTATTCTTTAGCAATAAAGTCGTAGAAGGCATTTCTTCAAGTGCTGTAAAAGGATGA
- a CDS encoding YesL family protein — protein sequence MNAWNGTFYSLFVWITRFAYLQLLWLLFMLAGGIIFGFYPSTNAMFAIVRDWLRGKTDEPLFRSFASYFKREFWKSNRLGFIITAFVLLIVLDFVYFQMTGNTQLSWTKVPLFAFMLLFLLFLLYLFPSFAHFDLSVRQLLKQTLLIMLVKPFHSMLMLLSFFCLFLLMYFVPALGFIFGGSSYTFITMSISLHAFNSLQRENGE from the coding sequence ATGAACGCTTGGAATGGTACTTTTTATAGCCTTTTCGTATGGATTACCCGATTTGCATATCTTCAATTGTTATGGCTGCTATTTATGTTGGCCGGCGGCATTATTTTCGGCTTCTACCCTTCGACCAATGCCATGTTTGCCATTGTGCGCGATTGGTTAAGGGGAAAGACGGATGAGCCATTATTTCGTTCCTTTGCGTCCTATTTCAAGAGAGAGTTCTGGAAGAGCAATCGATTAGGATTCATCATTACTGCATTTGTTCTCCTGATTGTTCTCGACTTTGTTTATTTTCAAATGACCGGTAATACCCAATTAAGCTGGACTAAAGTTCCGCTATTTGCTTTTATGCTCCTTTTTCTCTTATTTCTTTTATATCTCTTCCCTTCGTTTGCGCATTTCGATTTGAGCGTACGCCAATTGCTCAAACAGACGCTGCTGATCATGCTGGTTAAGCCATTTCACAGCATGCTGATGCTGCTTTCCTTTTTTTGCTTGTTCCTCCTGATGTATTTTGTTCCTGCCTTAGGATTTATCTTTGGTGGAAGCTCTTATACTTTTATCACCATGTCGATTTCGCTTCACGCATTCAACAGTCTGCAGCGGGAAAATGGAGAATAA
- a CDS encoding MerR family transcriptional regulator, giving the protein MTYTIGQVADMLQLTISQLRYYDKQGLMPFVKRTEKGDRIFDEGSLKFLEMILCLKNTGMPIKDIKQFIDWNMAGGDTLPKRLDMMKQQEENVQNQLRETQANLKRIQEKIARYEREMKEE; this is encoded by the coding sequence ATGACCTATACAATCGGACAAGTTGCAGACATGCTTCAACTAACCATCTCGCAGCTCCGCTATTACGACAAGCAAGGGCTCATGCCTTTTGTCAAAAGAACGGAGAAAGGCGACCGGATCTTTGACGAGGGATCGCTTAAATTTCTTGAAATGATCCTATGTTTAAAAAACACGGGCATGCCGATCAAAGACATCAAACAGTTCATAGATTGGAACATGGCCGGCGGGGATACCCTTCCGAAGCGGTTGGACATGATGAAACAGCAAGAAGAGAACGTTCAAAATCAACTTCGAGAAACACAGGCAAACTTGAAGAGAATTCAAGAGAAAATCGCGCGGTATGAACGGGAAATGAAAGAAGAGTAA
- a CDS encoding SDR family NAD(P)-dependent oxidoreductase, translated as MTKYALVTGANKGIGLEVVRQLAEKEYHVFLGARNEELGEKAVQSLGLANVSFLHVDVTDSGSIKHAYQKVQEVSETLDILINNAGVFLDHHSTPSQTNEETLRREFDVNFFGAFQMIQTFLPLVKKAEGGKIVNVTTDMASQTMFDNGQTAPINALGYNASKTAMNALTLAFGKEFSDNGPEIFGVTPGFTTTDLNGNAPGGKTKAESAQIITQYALDNANYHGKILDKNGIIPW; from the coding sequence ATGACTAAATATGCACTCGTAACAGGCGCCAACAAAGGGATTGGATTGGAAGTCGTCCGTCAATTGGCAGAAAAAGAGTATCATGTGTTTTTAGGGGCACGGAATGAGGAGCTTGGAGAAAAGGCGGTTCAATCATTGGGGCTTGCAAATGTTTCATTCCTGCACGTGGATGTCACAGACTCCGGATCAATCAAACATGCATATCAAAAAGTGCAAGAAGTGTCGGAAACGTTGGATATCCTGATCAATAACGCCGGGGTTTTTCTCGACCATCACAGCACGCCGAGTCAGACCAACGAGGAAACGCTTCGCCGTGAGTTCGATGTTAATTTCTTTGGCGCGTTCCAAATGATTCAAACGTTCCTGCCGCTAGTGAAGAAAGCAGAAGGCGGAAAAATCGTGAATGTCACAACGGACATGGCTTCCCAAACGATGTTCGACAACGGTCAAACCGCCCCAATCAATGCGTTGGGCTATAACGCTTCAAAGACGGCTATGAATGCGTTGACGTTGGCATTTGGAAAAGAATTCAGCGACAATGGACCGGAAATTTTCGGAGTGACACCAGGCTTTACAACCACAGATCTTAACGGAAATGCACCAGGCGGAAAAACAAAGGCCGAAAGCGCACAAATCATTACGCAATACGCATTGGACAATGCGAACTATCATGGTAAAATACTTGATAAAAATGGAATCATTCCTTGGTAA